From one Actinomyces sp. Marseille-P3109 genomic stretch:
- a CDS encoding peptidoglycan bridge formation glycyltransferase FemA/FemB family protein: MPDSTTPDTAAPNPETPQTSTETTTDSPQADRQAAPEPATPDAEPAGKTSGTEDAAQKPSDQPKKAERAEKAAKVEKPKASRPTHPEPVHSTSDRSETLRRVDGREMRLAVGNSPFPVEQTEAWERFEEAMGRPLWGRYLYEDGGKPVAAIALYRYEIGGQTFLWAKHGPVWLKEQSPEREAHLRRLLRSVAKERDRSVRFIRLHARYGDTDLRELLSTITYDRTYVIDLAPKTPEKMAAVMPKDGRRAVKRAERVAREAGCTISDETGLSREEFDKVYEVLRETAERDGFKPHDAEVYWTMLTALGEKNARLFVLRKDGVPHAWDLILTSGKDSVAYYGASSNESRTFRGAEALDWWAACTLAQEGYRGLDLMGAGSTRVPSLYTVGQYKKRYAQHVTEVDGAWDVPVSRVIYSGMSTAKRLRDALRARRGSREH, encoded by the coding sequence ATGCCTGACAGCACCACGCCCGACACCGCCGCACCGAACCCCGAGACCCCTCAGACCTCCACCGAGACCACGACCGACAGTCCGCAGGCGGATCGCCAGGCCGCTCCCGAGCCGGCGACACCCGACGCGGAGCCCGCCGGGAAGACCTCGGGCACGGAGGATGCTGCGCAGAAGCCCTCTGACCAGCCAAAGAAGGCCGAAAGGGCTGAGAAGGCTGCGAAGGTTGAGAAGCCCAAGGCATCCCGGCCCACTCACCCCGAGCCGGTGCACTCCACCTCCGACCGCTCCGAGACCCTGCGTCGGGTCGACGGGCGCGAGATGCGCCTGGCTGTGGGCAACAGCCCCTTCCCGGTCGAGCAGACCGAGGCCTGGGAGCGCTTCGAGGAGGCCATGGGGCGTCCGCTGTGGGGTCGCTACCTCTACGAGGACGGCGGCAAGCCCGTGGCCGCCATCGCCCTGTACCGCTACGAGATCGGCGGTCAGACCTTCCTGTGGGCCAAGCACGGCCCGGTCTGGCTCAAGGAGCAGTCGCCCGAGCGGGAGGCCCACCTGCGCCGCCTGCTGCGCTCGGTGGCCAAGGAGCGTGACCGCTCCGTGCGCTTCATCCGCCTGCACGCCCGCTACGGCGACACCGATCTGCGAGAGCTGCTCTCCACCATCACCTATGACCGCACCTACGTCATCGATCTGGCACCCAAGACGCCTGAGAAGATGGCCGCCGTCATGCCCAAGGACGGCCGCCGCGCGGTCAAGCGCGCCGAGCGCGTGGCCCGCGAGGCCGGCTGCACCATCAGCGACGAGACCGGCCTGAGCCGCGAGGAGTTCGACAAGGTCTACGAGGTCCTGCGTGAGACCGCCGAGCGCGACGGCTTTAAGCCCCATGACGCCGAGGTCTACTGGACCATGCTGACAGCGCTGGGGGAGAAGAACGCTCGCCTGTTCGTTCTGCGCAAGGACGGCGTCCCCCACGCCTGGGACCTCATTCTCACCTCGGGCAAGGACTCCGTGGCCTACTACGGCGCCTCATCCAACGAGTCGCGCACCTTCCGCGGGGCCGAGGCCCTCGACTGGTGGGCCGCCTGCACCCTGGCTCAGGAGGGCTACCGCGGACTGGACCTCATGGGGGCCGGCTCCACGCGTGTCCCCTCGCTCTACACAGTGGGCCAGTACAAGAAGCGTTACGCCCAGCACGTCACCGAGGTCGACGGCGCCTGGGACGTCCCGGTCTCCCGGGTCATCTACTCCGGGATGTCCACCGCCAAGCGCCTGCGTGACGCACTGCGCGCGCGGCGTGGCTCACGGGAGCACTGA
- a CDS encoding phosphatidylinositol mannoside acyltransferase, which produces MRIRLPTVSDAYRLAWGVTRRLPAVLGYGLAHTVADVLWVSHRLRRTTTGVGQLERNLSRILPPGTPPRELHRVSRAGMRSYMRYFYEAFALPGVTQDEILARVRADLDPQLHEDVRTGSVVMALPHMGNWDLLGAWACRELATVLTVAERLKPDDLFNQFVSFRESLGMRIIGQAHGEKVFDRLLQTASRGHYVVALLADRDLSSAGITARLGGATARVAAGPAAIAQRLGCPLYAVSIHYEPLAGERRRRAGSPWGLVLTARRVPAPQDLEGREQVVAHTRAWVAALEPLIANHAQDWHMLQPVFDADLDQERLARSHAREQQDARKHEEI; this is translated from the coding sequence ATGAGGATTCGCCTGCCCACGGTCTCCGACGCCTACCGTCTGGCCTGGGGCGTCACACGCCGTCTGCCCGCCGTCCTGGGCTACGGCCTGGCGCACACCGTTGCCGATGTTCTCTGGGTCTCCCACCGCCTACGGCGCACGACCACCGGCGTGGGACAGCTCGAGCGCAACCTGTCCCGCATCCTTCCTCCGGGCACGCCGCCGCGTGAGCTTCACCGGGTGTCACGCGCGGGGATGCGCTCCTACATGCGCTACTTCTACGAGGCCTTCGCTCTCCCCGGAGTCACGCAGGATGAAATCCTCGCGCGCGTGCGCGCGGACCTCGACCCCCAGCTGCACGAGGACGTGCGCACCGGCAGCGTTGTCATGGCACTGCCGCACATGGGCAACTGGGACCTCCTGGGTGCCTGGGCCTGCCGCGAGCTCGCCACCGTCCTGACCGTGGCGGAGCGGCTCAAGCCCGACGACCTCTTCAACCAGTTCGTCTCCTTCCGCGAGAGCCTGGGTATGCGGATCATCGGCCAGGCCCACGGGGAGAAGGTCTTCGACCGTCTTCTGCAGACGGCGAGCCGAGGGCACTACGTCGTCGCCCTCTTGGCCGACCGGGACCTGTCCTCGGCCGGCATCACCGCCCGGCTGGGCGGTGCCACCGCTCGGGTGGCGGCCGGGCCCGCGGCGATCGCCCAGCGCCTGGGCTGCCCCCTGTACGCCGTGTCGATCCACTACGAGCCCTTGGCAGGTGAACGACGTCGTCGGGCGGGCTCGCCATGGGGACTCGTGCTGACCGCCCGCAGGGTTCCGGCGCCGCAGGATCTCGAGGGGCGGGAACAGGTGGTGGCGCACACCCGTGCCTGGGTCGCCGCGCTGGAACCGTTGATCGCCAACCATGCCCAGGACTGGCACATGCTGCAGCCCGTCTTCGACGCCGACCTGGACCAGGAGCGCCTCGCCCGCAGTCACGCCCGCGAGCAGCAGGACGCCCGCAAGCACGAGGAGATCTGA
- a CDS encoding HIT family protein has protein sequence MTDEVTDEPIHRPTDAVGDGLPAGNDLHAESPFYHEGAPQAFQRLWTPHRMVYIGGQNKPSDDTPAQCPFCTGPGRGDEEALIVHRGETSYVIMNLYPYNTGHLLVCPYRHFSDWTEATEAERVEIGELTATAMSVVRSVSHPHGFNLGMNQGEVAGAGIAAHLHQHIVPRWKGDANFMPIIGRTKPVPQLLGEQRDMLASAWATRRQEPGD, from the coding sequence GTGACTGATGAAGTGACAGACGAACCGATTCATCGGCCGACTGACGCGGTGGGTGACGGCCTGCCCGCCGGGAACGATCTCCATGCGGAGTCCCCCTTCTACCACGAGGGCGCCCCGCAGGCCTTCCAGCGCCTGTGGACCCCGCACCGCATGGTCTACATCGGAGGGCAGAACAAGCCCTCGGATGACACTCCCGCCCAATGTCCCTTCTGCACAGGACCGGGCCGTGGCGATGAGGAGGCGCTCATCGTCCACCGGGGCGAGACCAGCTACGTCATCATGAACCTCTACCCCTACAACACCGGCCACCTGCTCGTGTGCCCCTACCGGCACTTCTCCGACTGGACCGAGGCCACCGAGGCCGAGCGGGTGGAGATCGGCGAGCTGACCGCCACGGCCATGAGCGTCGTACGCTCGGTGAGTCACCCCCACGGTTTCAACCTGGGGATGAACCAGGGCGAGGTCGCCGGCGCGGGGATCGCCGCCCACCTCCACCAGCACATCGTGCCGCGCTGGAAGGGGGACGCGAACTTCATGCCCATCATCGGGCGGACCAAGCCCGTGCCCCAGCTGCTCGGCGAGCAGCGGGACATGCTCGCCTCCGCCTGGGCGACCCGTCGTCAGGAGCCTGGGGACTGA
- the pgsA gene encoding phosphatidylinositol phosphate synthase, with the protein MLGNHGRGLTKALFTRPALALGRLGVTPNMLTVAGTVLSVTAAVTLLPRGHFVAGPLVLLVVLVADSFDGILARATGRSSVFGAFLDSTMDRLADGAVLGSLAAWAALTMPPGPLRTVTVAAALAAIILGATVPYARARAESIGATAKVGIAERTDRLLVALGATFIVGLGAPPWVLTIALVYVAIASFITVVQRVWTVYRQTQRMGGPA; encoded by the coding sequence ATGCTCGGCAACCACGGCCGCGGTCTGACCAAGGCCCTGTTCACCCGCCCCGCCCTTGCGCTCGGGCGGCTCGGGGTGACCCCCAACATGCTCACCGTCGCCGGGACGGTCCTGTCGGTGACGGCGGCGGTCACCCTGCTGCCCCGAGGACACTTCGTGGCCGGACCCCTCGTCCTGCTGGTGGTACTGGTGGCCGACTCCTTCGACGGCATCCTGGCCCGCGCCACCGGCAGGAGCTCGGTCTTCGGCGCCTTCCTCGACTCCACGATGGACCGCCTGGCCGACGGTGCCGTCCTGGGGTCCCTGGCGGCCTGGGCCGCACTGACCATGCCGCCCGGACCGCTTCGCACCGTCACGGTTGCTGCCGCCCTGGCCGCCATCATCCTGGGCGCCACCGTTCCCTACGCCCGAGCCCGGGCGGAGTCCATCGGCGCCACCGCCAAGGTGGGGATCGCAGAACGCACCGACCGGCTCCTCGTGGCGCTCGGAGCCACCTTCATCGTGGGACTGGGAGCGCCCCCGTGGGTGCTCACCATCGCACTCGTCTACGTGGCGATCGCCTCCTTCATCACCGTGGTCCAGCGCGTGTGGACCGTCTATCGGCAGACCCAGCGGATGGGAGGGCCCGCATGA
- a CDS encoding carboxylate--amine ligase, protein MTERFRHLLPVVLGGDIGAYALARQLHEVTGTPVTIVASDPIVAISRSAYISVVHQEAGAPPERTIALLQGLAKGRGPRSAVLMANTDAAAAMISAHRGELEPTYVLPFPDIDVLNAVSDKASFSRLCAEVGVLTPREVVVDLADPDREPPTSAAELGLEFPLVAKAAIGADYDRISFPGKRKIWFIDDAAELAGMWQSLKQAGYRSTFLVQECIPGDDTAMRSVTAYMDSTGELRLIGSARVLLQDHAPTMIGNPVAMITEAFPDLWDATGRLLRHAGYRGFANLDIKVDPRDGRELFFEVNPRIGRNSFYLTAAGANPMAVMLEDLVLNRRDEPVEVTRQVLYSLVPDGVIARYVSDEALRRKAKSLGQGIDPLRDPAERSLRRRVTIELQRLNHYRKFARNYPQRVDRSR, encoded by the coding sequence ATGACGGAACGCTTCAGGCACCTGCTGCCCGTGGTCCTTGGAGGAGACATCGGCGCCTACGCCCTGGCGCGGCAGCTTCACGAGGTCACCGGCACTCCGGTGACGATCGTGGCCTCGGACCCCATCGTGGCGATCTCCAGGTCCGCCTACATCTCCGTCGTCCACCAGGAGGCCGGAGCGCCGCCGGAGCGGACGATCGCGCTGCTGCAGGGCCTGGCCAAGGGCAGAGGACCTCGCAGCGCCGTGCTCATGGCCAACACCGACGCCGCGGCCGCCATGATCTCCGCCCACCGGGGCGAGCTCGAGCCGACCTACGTGCTGCCCTTCCCGGACATCGACGTGCTCAACGCCGTCAGTGACAAGGCATCCTTCTCCCGGCTGTGCGCCGAGGTGGGAGTGCTCACGCCCCGTGAGGTCGTCGTCGACCTGGCCGATCCCGACCGCGAGCCCCCGACCTCCGCCGCCGAGCTGGGCCTGGAGTTCCCGCTCGTGGCCAAGGCCGCCATCGGCGCCGACTACGACCGCATCTCCTTCCCCGGCAAGCGCAAGATCTGGTTCATCGACGACGCGGCCGAGCTGGCCGGCATGTGGCAGAGCCTCAAGCAGGCCGGCTACCGCTCCACCTTCCTGGTCCAGGAGTGCATCCCGGGCGACGACACCGCCATGCGCTCGGTGACCGCCTACATGGACTCCACCGGCGAGCTGCGCCTCATCGGCTCGGCGCGCGTCCTTCTGCAGGACCACGCCCCCACCATGATCGGCAACCCGGTCGCCATGATCACCGAGGCCTTCCCCGACCTGTGGGACGCGACGGGCCGCCTGCTGCGCCACGCCGGCTACCGCGGATTCGCCAACCTCGACATCAAGGTGGACCCGCGTGACGGACGAGAGCTCTTCTTCGAGGTCAACCCCCGCATCGGCCGCAACTCCTTCTACCTGACCGCTGCCGGCGCCAACCCCATGGCCGTCATGCTCGAGGACCTGGTCCTGAACCGGCGCGACGAGCCCGTCGAGGTCACCCGGCAGGTCCTCTACTCCCTGGTTCCCGACGGCGTCATCGCACGCTACGTGTCCGACGAGGCGCTGCGCCGCAAGGCCAAGAGCCTGGGGCAGGGGATCGACCCCCTGCGCGACCCGGCCGAGCGCTCACTCCGCCGGCGCGTGACGATCGAGCTCCAGCGCCTCAACCACTACCGCAAGTTCGCCCGCAACTATCCGCAACGAGTCGACAGGTCCCGCTGA
- a CDS encoding PrsW family intramembrane metalloprotease, which yields MSMSPSPWAPRPGYQRASGLPQTSSDPSPLPGTGQRYQVHRETAPFAPAGQDGQQSAPSWTHPGPHSERGIVDLVVRLVLALFGAVLMIVVIWIASQSASDSSVLFTAIALALIPLGLVLTVIFWIDRWEPEPLPTLVVAFLWGAGVATAISMLVNSTVLYAAADSTLSLEGAFQISAVVSAPIIEETTKGFGVLIIFLIWRRTFNGAVDGLVYAAVAAAGFAFAENISYFVRYWGSITDVFIARGVFSPFAHVTFTACTGLAIGMSSRRRSPAAWVWMTPIGLVCAIVLHAIWNGVIAAAGSSLDMFFLVDLPVFFVCMGIVAWLRWAERMTMRSRLDDYARAGWFAPAEVQMLTTGGGRKAGKRWAATRGPQAVCAMRTFQKGAAELAQLRQQAVDGHAQADFSAKETELLDRITSARRTFIGAA from the coding sequence ATGAGTATGAGTCCCAGCCCCTGGGCGCCCCGCCCCGGCTACCAGCGTGCCAGCGGGCTGCCCCAGACATCCTCGGATCCCAGCCCGCTTCCCGGCACAGGACAGCGCTACCAGGTCCACCGGGAGACCGCCCCCTTCGCCCCGGCGGGGCAGGATGGTCAGCAGTCGGCTCCGTCCTGGACCCACCCCGGCCCCCACTCCGAGCGGGGGATTGTGGACCTCGTCGTACGCCTGGTCCTGGCTCTCTTCGGCGCTGTTCTCATGATCGTCGTCATCTGGATCGCCTCCCAGTCGGCATCCGACTCCTCCGTGCTGTTCACAGCGATCGCCCTGGCACTGATCCCCCTAGGGCTCGTGCTCACCGTCATCTTCTGGATCGACCGCTGGGAGCCCGAGCCGCTGCCCACGCTCGTCGTGGCCTTCCTGTGGGGAGCAGGCGTGGCCACCGCCATCTCCATGCTTGTCAATAGCACCGTGCTCTACGCCGCCGCAGATTCAACGCTCAGCCTGGAAGGGGCCTTTCAAATCTCCGCGGTGGTCTCGGCCCCAATCATCGAGGAGACGACCAAGGGGTTCGGAGTCCTTATCATCTTCCTCATCTGGAGACGCACCTTCAACGGGGCCGTCGACGGACTCGTCTACGCCGCCGTCGCTGCCGCGGGCTTCGCCTTCGCCGAGAACATCAGCTACTTCGTCCGGTACTGGGGCTCCATCACCGATGTCTTCATCGCCAGAGGCGTGTTCTCCCCCTTCGCGCACGTCACCTTCACCGCCTGCACGGGCCTGGCCATCGGTATGTCCTCAAGACGCCGTTCGCCGGCGGCCTGGGTCTGGATGACCCCCATCGGCCTGGTCTGCGCCATCGTCCTCCACGCCATCTGGAACGGGGTCATTGCGGCCGCTGGGAGTTCACTGGACATGTTTTTCCTGGTGGATCTTCCGGTCTTCTTCGTCTGCATGGGGATTGTGGCGTGGCTGCGCTGGGCCGAACGCATGACCATGCGCAGCCGCCTGGATGACTACGCCCGGGCCGGTTGGTTCGCTCCGGCCGAGGTCCAGATGCTCACCACCGGTGGGGGACGCAAGGCGGGCAAGCGATGGGCCGCCACCCGGGGGCCGCAGGCGGTGTGCGCCATGAGGACTTTCCAGAAGGGGGCAGCCGAGCTCGCCCAGTTGCGCCAGCAGGCTGTGGACGGTCATGCCCAAGCCGATTTCTCCGCCAAGGAGACCGAGCTGCTCGACCGTATCACCTCGGCGCGTCGCACCTTCATCGGAGCCGCGTAG
- a CDS encoding glycosyltransferase family 4 protein translates to MRIGIVCPYSFDAHGGVQVHVMDLAGELFRRGHEVQVLAPASQDTDLPDWVTSAGDSIAIPYNGSVARLNFGALVARRARRWLESGDFDILHIHEPITPSVGMLTLQAATGPVVGTFHAAMDRSLARELLSPATVPLMEKLSARIAVSEEARRTLIQYHGGDAVVIPNGVNVAPFASAPKDDPRFLGSDDAPTISFLGRLDEPRKGLRILADAIPTVLESVPGARFLIAGRGQAQEIRDELARFGDSVVFLGGVSDEDKAAMLASATCYVAPQTGGESFGIVLVEAMAAGTRVIASDLKAFSDVLAEGRYGALFRNEDGGDLARAIINTLQDVPAAQARQEAASQVVGRYDWSAVTDEVLDVYDMALSTAHTRVAPAHGSRTMLGRLRDALDD, encoded by the coding sequence ATGAGGATCGGCATCGTCTGCCCGTACTCCTTCGACGCTCACGGAGGCGTCCAGGTCCACGTCATGGACCTGGCGGGTGAGCTCTTCCGGCGCGGGCACGAGGTCCAGGTCCTGGCACCGGCCTCCCAGGACACCGACCTGCCGGACTGGGTCACCAGCGCTGGGGACTCCATCGCCATCCCCTACAACGGCTCGGTGGCCAGGCTCAACTTCGGTGCGCTCGTCGCCAGGCGGGCACGGCGCTGGCTGGAGTCCGGGGACTTCGACATCCTGCACATCCACGAGCCCATCACCCCCAGCGTCGGAATGCTGACCCTCCAGGCTGCCACCGGTCCGGTCGTGGGCACCTTCCACGCCGCCATGGACCGTTCGCTCGCCCGTGAGCTGTTGAGCCCGGCAACCGTTCCCCTCATGGAGAAGCTCTCCGCGCGCATCGCCGTCTCGGAGGAGGCCCGTCGCACCCTCATTCAGTACCACGGCGGTGACGCCGTCGTCATCCCCAACGGGGTCAACGTCGCTCCCTTCGCCTCCGCGCCCAAGGACGACCCCCGCTTCCTGGGGAGTGATGACGCCCCCACCATCTCCTTCCTGGGACGCCTCGACGAGCCCCGCAAGGGGCTGCGGATCCTGGCGGACGCCATTCCCACGGTGCTGGAGTCTGTTCCCGGCGCCCGCTTCCTCATCGCCGGCCGCGGGCAGGCGCAAGAGATCCGTGACGAGCTCGCCCGCTTCGGCGACTCGGTGGTCTTCCTGGGGGGAGTCAGTGACGAGGACAAGGCCGCCATGCTGGCCTCGGCCACCTGCTACGTCGCCCCGCAGACCGGTGGGGAATCCTTCGGTATCGTCCTGGTGGAGGCCATGGCCGCGGGCACCCGGGTCATCGCCTCCGACCTCAAGGCCTTCTCCGACGTGCTCGCCGAAGGCCGCTACGGGGCCCTGTTCCGCAACGAGGACGGGGGTGACCTGGCCCGGGCCATCATCAACACCCTGCAGGACGTCCCAGCCGCTCAGGCCCGCCAGGAGGCCGCCTCCCAGGTCGTCGGGCGATACGACTGGTCGGCGGTCACCGACGAGGTCCTCGATGTCTACGACATGGCCCTGTCCACCGCCCACACCCGGGTGGCACCGGCACACGGCTCACGCACGATGCTGGGCCGCCTTCGTGACGCCCTGGACGACTAG
- the thrS gene encoding threonine--tRNA ligase codes for MSTQPTIDITLDGAPRTIEAGTTGTLLLQDAVKHDGVVAMRVNGEPWDLDRQVPDGAVVEPITLSSEDGLNILRHSATHVMAQAVQEMFPDVNLGIGPFITDGFYYDFGAIDAVTPEMLREIEKRMKRIVKEGQRFLRRDITEAEGREELADQPYKLELITTKGAGAEGASVEVGAGGLTMYDNVRRDGSVAWTDLCRGPHLPSTRLIGQGFALTKSSSAYWKGDQSGDSLQRIYGTAWASKDDLKAYQTRLAEAAKRDHRKLGAELDLYSFPEEIGPGLVVFHPKGAMLRHQIEQYVVDRHLDYGFDFVHTPEISKGGLFHTSGHLPYYADTMFPPMLADEERDAEGNITKAGQEYYLKAMNCPMHNLIFRSRGRSYRELPLRFFEMGHDYRYEKSGVVHGLTRMRGFTQDDSHTYCTPEQAGEEIRAQIDFFLSILKAFGLTDFYLELSTRDEDGAKKDKFIGSEADWAAATQALQDACDASGLEVVPDPGGAAFYGPKVSVQVKDAIGRTWQMSTIQYDFNQPERFDLEYTAADGTHQRPIMIHSAKLGSVERFIGVLTEHYAGAFPAWLSPVQVRLVPVAEAFDAYVDDVAARLRARGVRVEVDHSDDRFGKKIRNASKDKIPFTLIAGGEDAEAGAVSFRFRDGEQTNGVPVKEAVDHIASVIDARINDPAGEKLHSD; via the coding sequence GTGTCAACCCAGCCCACGATCGACATCACCCTCGACGGCGCACCACGTACCATTGAGGCGGGCACCACGGGAACGCTCCTCCTGCAGGACGCCGTCAAGCACGACGGCGTCGTCGCGATGCGCGTCAACGGTGAGCCCTGGGACCTGGACCGCCAGGTCCCAGACGGCGCCGTCGTCGAGCCCATCACCCTGTCCAGCGAGGACGGCCTGAACATCCTGCGCCACAGCGCCACCCACGTCATGGCGCAGGCCGTCCAGGAGATGTTCCCGGACGTCAACCTTGGCATCGGCCCCTTCATCACCGACGGCTTCTACTACGACTTCGGCGCCATCGACGCCGTCACCCCCGAGATGCTGCGCGAGATCGAGAAGCGCATGAAGCGGATCGTCAAGGAGGGGCAGCGCTTCCTGCGCCGCGACATCACCGAGGCCGAGGGGCGCGAGGAGCTGGCCGACCAGCCCTACAAGCTCGAGCTCATCACCACCAAGGGTGCGGGCGCCGAGGGCGCCTCGGTCGAGGTCGGCGCCGGCGGGCTCACCATGTACGACAACGTTCGGCGCGACGGGAGCGTCGCCTGGACCGACCTGTGCCGCGGCCCCCACCTGCCCTCGACCCGTCTCATCGGGCAGGGCTTCGCGCTGACCAAGTCCTCATCGGCGTACTGGAAGGGCGACCAGTCCGGCGACTCCCTCCAGCGCATCTACGGTACCGCCTGGGCCAGCAAGGACGACCTCAAGGCCTACCAGACCCGTCTGGCCGAGGCCGCCAAGCGCGACCACCGCAAGCTCGGCGCCGAGCTCGACCTGTACTCCTTCCCCGAGGAGATCGGCCCCGGCCTCGTGGTCTTCCATCCCAAGGGCGCCATGCTGCGCCACCAGATCGAGCAGTACGTCGTCGACCGCCACCTGGACTACGGCTTCGACTTCGTCCACACCCCCGAGATCTCCAAGGGCGGGCTGTTCCACACCTCGGGCCACCTGCCCTACTACGCCGACACCATGTTCCCGCCGATGCTGGCCGATGAGGAGCGTGACGCCGAGGGCAATATCACCAAGGCCGGTCAGGAGTACTACCTCAAGGCCATGAACTGCCCGATGCACAACCTCATCTTCCGCTCGCGGGGCCGCTCCTACCGTGAGCTGCCGCTGCGCTTCTTCGAGATGGGCCACGACTACCGCTACGAGAAGTCCGGCGTCGTCCACGGACTGACCCGTATGCGCGGCTTCACCCAGGACGACTCGCACACCTACTGCACGCCCGAGCAGGCAGGAGAGGAGATCCGCGCCCAGATCGACTTCTTCCTGTCCATCCTCAAGGCCTTCGGACTGACCGACTTCTACCTCGAGCTGTCCACCCGCGACGAGGACGGTGCCAAGAAAGACAAGTTCATCGGCTCCGAGGCCGACTGGGCCGCCGCCACGCAGGCCCTTCAGGACGCCTGCGACGCCTCCGGGCTCGAGGTCGTCCCCGACCCGGGCGGCGCGGCCTTCTACGGTCCCAAGGTCTCGGTGCAGGTCAAGGACGCCATCGGCCGGACCTGGCAGATGTCCACCATCCAGTACGACTTCAACCAGCCCGAGCGCTTTGACCTGGAGTACACGGCCGCCGACGGCACCCACCAGCGCCCCATCATGATCCACTCGGCCAAGCTGGGCAGCGTGGAGCGCTTCATCGGGGTGCTCACCGAGCACTACGCCGGTGCCTTCCCCGCCTGGCTCTCCCCGGTGCAGGTCCGCCTCGTCCCCGTCGCCGAGGCCTTCGACGCCTACGTCGACGACGTCGCCGCTCGGCTGCGCGCCCGAGGGGTGCGCGTCGAGGTGGACCACTCCGACGACCGTTTCGGCAAGAAGATCCGCAACGCCTCCAAGGACAAGATCCCCTTCACCCTCATCGCCGGCGGGGAGGACGCCGAGGCCGGCGCCGTCTCCTTCCGGTTCCGCGACGGTGAGCAGACCAACGGCGTCCCCGTCAAGGAGGCCGTGGACCATATCGCCAGCGTCATCGATGCCCGTATCAACGACCCGGCGGGGGAGAAGCTGCACAGTGACTGA